One genomic segment of Hordeum vulgare subsp. vulgare chromosome 2H, MorexV3_pseudomolecules_assembly, whole genome shotgun sequence includes these proteins:
- the LOC123425654 gene encoding nodulation receptor kinase-like isoform X1 has protein sequence MVAPFPLLLLVFSAQLLITSAAAASPHGLTSQVDVAKRLKEELWETNPGHEMLKSWNGVDPCSPSAWEGFSCRLLDDNQLVAKLNFSSKELQGPIPAAIGNLTELTEIDLRVNNFTGSIPESFSALTHLLKLSVKCNPFLSNQLPDGLSANLTFSHGGCAAEEYSTPPGAANQRTFVVSGLAGGSLACTFALGLFFTCFNKRERRSQKSDCASTTNPVFEERSIHITTNPAVQQLSYKSIQSATNHFKKLIGGGGFGAVYQGTLAHGQQVAVKVRSPASTQGTREFNNELRLLSTVWHDNLVPLIGYCCEKDQQILVYPLMSNGSLQDRLYGEASKRKVLDWPTRISVCIGAARGLVYLHNFAGRCIIHRDVKSSNILLDHSMCGKVADFGFSKYAPQEGDSIASMEVRGTAGYLDPEYYSTQVLSTKSDVFSFGVVLLEIVTGREPLDVQRPRSEWSLVEWAKPYIRDFRIEEMVDPGIKGQYCSEAMWRVLEVATACTESFSTFRPSMEDIARELEDALIIENNASEYMRSMESTGTFGSNRYLSIDRKMFASGSARMDPAKFASGSGRIDAGKGPLQAMPSLPR, from the exons ATGGTCGcccccttccccctcctcctcctcgtcttctccGCGCAGCTCCTGatcacctccgccgccgccgcgtcgCCCCATGGACTCACCTCCCAAG TTGATGTGGCGAAGCGACTCAAGGAGGAGCTATGGGAAACAAACCCAGGACATGAGATGCTCAAGTCATGGAATGGAGTAGACCCGTGCTCCCCATCTGCCTGGGAAGGCTTCTCTTGCCGATTACTAGATGATAACCAGCTCGTGGCTAAGCT GAACTTTTCTTCCAAGGAACTTCAAGGGCCAATTCCCGCCGCCATCGGTAACCTGACGGAGCTAACTGAGAT TGATCTGCGGGTCAATAACTTCACGGGGTCTATTCCGGAATCTTTCTCTGCTCTCACTCACCTGCTGAAGCT GTCAGTGAAGTGCAACCCCTTCTTGAGCAATCAGCTACCTGATGGCCTGTCTGCCAACCTGACTTTCAG CCATGGAGGCTGTGCTGCTGAAGAGTACAGTACTCCACCTGGAGCTGCCAATCAGAGAACATTCGTTGTTAGCGGTCTTGCTGGAGGATCTTTGGCGTGTACTTTTGCACTTGGATTGTTCTTTACTTGTTTCAACAAACGCGAACGGCGTTCTCAGAAATCAGATTGTGCTTCTACAACAA ACCCTGTTTTCGAAGAACGCAGCATCCATATAACTACAAATCCTGCAGTACAACAGTTGTCCTACAAATCAATCCAGAGCGCAACAAATCACTTCAAGAAACTGATAGGAGGGGGTGGGTTTGGAGCTGTTTATCAAGGTACTCTAGCACATGGCCAACAAGTCGCAGTAAAAGTCCGTTCACCTGCATCGACTCAGGGAACACGCGAGTTTAACAATGAG TTACGGCTACTTTCTACTGTGTGGCATGACAACTTGGTCCCTCTAATTGGCTATTGCTGTGAAAAGGATCAACAGATTTTGGTTTATCCACTCATGTCCAATGGCTCCCTACAGGATCGCCTCTACG GTGAGGCATCAAAAAGAAAAGTTCTTGATTGGCCAACCAGAATATCAGTTTGCATTGGTGCTGCTAGAG GACTAGTATATCTTCACAATTTTGCTGGCCGTTGCATCATACACAGAGATGTCAAGTCCAGCAACATTCTTCTGGATCACAGCATGTGTGGCAAGGTTGCCGACTTTGGGTTTTCCAAGTATGCGCCTCAAGAAGGCGACAGTATTGCATCAATGGAAGTGAGAGGCACCGCTGGATACTTGGATCCTGA GTACTATTCCACTCAGGTGTTATCGACGAAAAGCGACGTGTTCAGCTTCGGGGTGGTTCTCCTGGAAATCGTAACCGGAAGGGAGCCTCTTGACGTTCAGAGGCCTCGGAGCGAATGGAGCTTAGTCGAGTGG GCAAAGCCGTACATACGGGACTTCAGGATCGAGGAGATGGTGGACCCTGGCATCAAGGGGCAGTACTGCTCGGAGGCCATGTGGAGGGTCCTGGAGGTGGCCACGGCGTGCACCGAGTCCTTCTCGACGTTCCGGCCGAGCATGGAGGACATCGCGCGGGAGCTGGAGGACGCGCTCATCATCGAGAACAACGCGTCCGAGTACATGAGGTCCATGGAGAGCACCGGCACCTTCGGCTCCAACCGCTACCTCTCCATCGACAGGAAGATGTTCGCGTCGGGCTCGGCCCGGATGGACCCGGCCAAGTTCGCGTCGGGCTCGGGCCGCATCGACGCCGGCAAAGGGCCTCTGCAGGCCATGCCTTCGCTTCCGAGGTAG
- the LOC123425654 gene encoding nodulation receptor kinase-like isoform X2 codes for MVAPFPLLLLVFSAQLLITSAAAASPHGLTSQVDVAKRLKEELWETNPGHEMLKSWNGVDPCSPSAWEGFSCRLLDDNQLVAKLNFSSKELQGPIPAAIGNLTELTEMSVKCNPFLSNQLPDGLSANLTFSHGGCAAEEYSTPPGAANQRTFVVSGLAGGSLACTFALGLFFTCFNKRERRSQKSDCASTTNPVFEERSIHITTNPAVQQLSYKSIQSATNHFKKLIGGGGFGAVYQGTLAHGQQVAVKVRSPASTQGTREFNNELRLLSTVWHDNLVPLIGYCCEKDQQILVYPLMSNGSLQDRLYGEASKRKVLDWPTRISVCIGAARGLVYLHNFAGRCIIHRDVKSSNILLDHSMCGKVADFGFSKYAPQEGDSIASMEVRGTAGYLDPEYYSTQVLSTKSDVFSFGVVLLEIVTGREPLDVQRPRSEWSLVEWAKPYIRDFRIEEMVDPGIKGQYCSEAMWRVLEVATACTESFSTFRPSMEDIARELEDALIIENNASEYMRSMESTGTFGSNRYLSIDRKMFASGSARMDPAKFASGSGRIDAGKGPLQAMPSLPR; via the exons ATGGTCGcccccttccccctcctcctcctcgtcttctccGCGCAGCTCCTGatcacctccgccgccgccgcgtcgCCCCATGGACTCACCTCCCAAG TTGATGTGGCGAAGCGACTCAAGGAGGAGCTATGGGAAACAAACCCAGGACATGAGATGCTCAAGTCATGGAATGGAGTAGACCCGTGCTCCCCATCTGCCTGGGAAGGCTTCTCTTGCCGATTACTAGATGATAACCAGCTCGTGGCTAAGCT GAACTTTTCTTCCAAGGAACTTCAAGGGCCAATTCCCGCCGCCATCGGTAACCTGACGGAGCTAACTGAGAT GTCAGTGAAGTGCAACCCCTTCTTGAGCAATCAGCTACCTGATGGCCTGTCTGCCAACCTGACTTTCAG CCATGGAGGCTGTGCTGCTGAAGAGTACAGTACTCCACCTGGAGCTGCCAATCAGAGAACATTCGTTGTTAGCGGTCTTGCTGGAGGATCTTTGGCGTGTACTTTTGCACTTGGATTGTTCTTTACTTGTTTCAACAAACGCGAACGGCGTTCTCAGAAATCAGATTGTGCTTCTACAACAA ACCCTGTTTTCGAAGAACGCAGCATCCATATAACTACAAATCCTGCAGTACAACAGTTGTCCTACAAATCAATCCAGAGCGCAACAAATCACTTCAAGAAACTGATAGGAGGGGGTGGGTTTGGAGCTGTTTATCAAGGTACTCTAGCACATGGCCAACAAGTCGCAGTAAAAGTCCGTTCACCTGCATCGACTCAGGGAACACGCGAGTTTAACAATGAG TTACGGCTACTTTCTACTGTGTGGCATGACAACTTGGTCCCTCTAATTGGCTATTGCTGTGAAAAGGATCAACAGATTTTGGTTTATCCACTCATGTCCAATGGCTCCCTACAGGATCGCCTCTACG GTGAGGCATCAAAAAGAAAAGTTCTTGATTGGCCAACCAGAATATCAGTTTGCATTGGTGCTGCTAGAG GACTAGTATATCTTCACAATTTTGCTGGCCGTTGCATCATACACAGAGATGTCAAGTCCAGCAACATTCTTCTGGATCACAGCATGTGTGGCAAGGTTGCCGACTTTGGGTTTTCCAAGTATGCGCCTCAAGAAGGCGACAGTATTGCATCAATGGAAGTGAGAGGCACCGCTGGATACTTGGATCCTGA GTACTATTCCACTCAGGTGTTATCGACGAAAAGCGACGTGTTCAGCTTCGGGGTGGTTCTCCTGGAAATCGTAACCGGAAGGGAGCCTCTTGACGTTCAGAGGCCTCGGAGCGAATGGAGCTTAGTCGAGTGG GCAAAGCCGTACATACGGGACTTCAGGATCGAGGAGATGGTGGACCCTGGCATCAAGGGGCAGTACTGCTCGGAGGCCATGTGGAGGGTCCTGGAGGTGGCCACGGCGTGCACCGAGTCCTTCTCGACGTTCCGGCCGAGCATGGAGGACATCGCGCGGGAGCTGGAGGACGCGCTCATCATCGAGAACAACGCGTCCGAGTACATGAGGTCCATGGAGAGCACCGGCACCTTCGGCTCCAACCGCTACCTCTCCATCGACAGGAAGATGTTCGCGTCGGGCTCGGCCCGGATGGACCCGGCCAAGTTCGCGTCGGGCTCGGGCCGCATCGACGCCGGCAAAGGGCCTCTGCAGGCCATGCCTTCGCTTCCGAGGTAG
- the LOC123425653 gene encoding uncharacterized protein LOC123425653: MNYLEIKNGEEYLMDPIEIKDNEGSPVEMLVEQPHFLEPICPDEVNEDTRVYPRVGDEYQVEVPNLLTEEERMKLRSLPVDGSRMFGFEYPVVVGLTIPVTWTPNTSTLVKGERREFSGHTLCASEDDHNSHITAIIPRTLPQHSVYPECLCSKVEHDDHGEKFSKYAGQDMYCLPKSEVLSCSCAKREVTDYSPLPGMPRYFWSVEEEQIFLLGLYIFGKNLVQVTKFIKSKTMGEVLSYYYGEFFKSDAYKRWSACRKVRSRRCILGLRIFSGSRQQELLSRLLAGVAREVQDPLLEVFKTFNEGTSDFEQFILCLRSTVGAQVLIEAVGIGKGKYDLTGFALDPSRKHAIPSRAEIPIGKACSSLSSGEIIKYLTGDFRLSKAKSNDLFWEAVWPRLLARGWHSQQPKDSLLVGKHALVFLIPGVKKFSRKKLVKGNHYFDSVSDVLRKVASDPRLLEFGVEGGNNGGDSKLAIGWINDVEPDKSTLVDKKSASYIRPSEPGCSPELMKFTVVDTSLVQGEEPCKVRSLRNLPTDAGHGYSSSPHSGDSVSVNSEEHSDSEDSSEPYEDLDTNQRKTDASCASKERKSIPQAADKMDADVMHKISSFPGRFNGHISVDQCVGTMNNVCSSTATVLPVGNQRAHATNSSTEINFQFDPRVNPEPQVFLAPMPKRRRLVSSKNERTGRKATAANKRHYGKQADTPVQPVPKANEASAGTNPFVWNTISSSSTNITFGADSNHTYCGQLHNVPPNVEVVYKEKAQRKHVIDLNIPQMPSDYESTTSYIQPPSDNRALIMDIPMHPSETKEADDCLPDINTSSNAILSEELSFNSRRQSTRSRPLTSRALEALACGFMGKQKGGEGNFPSSSRSSRPVRRPRRSTDVAVPFPSDGVGSGSHFTDQAITINEWRMSNNQYQILHSAPSNNSNEKGTLELFGADNSTDKGTREIVWHSVDGMKTSNELHAQQLQ, encoded by the exons ATGAATTATCTTGAAATCAAGAACGGAGAAGAATATCTG ATGGATCCTATTGAAATCAAGGATAATGAAGGGAGTCCTGTAGAGATGCTTGTTGAGCAGCCACATTTTCTAGAGCCCATATGTCCAGATGAAGTCAATGAAGATACACGAGTATACCCTCGTGTGGGGGATGAATACCAGGTGGAAGTTCCAAATCTATTAACAGAAGAGGAACGCATGAAATTAAGGTCTTTGCCAGTTGATGGTAGCAGAATGTTTGGTTTTGAGTATCCTGTAGTAGTTGGATTAACTATTCCAGTCACATGGACCCCAAATACAAGCACTCTTGTGAAAGGAGAGCGCAGGGAATTTTCAGGACACACTTTGTGTGCTTCAGAAGATGATCATAACAGCCACATCACTGCAATTATCCCAAGAACTTTACCTCAGCACAGCGTTTATCCAGAGTGTCTGTGCAGTAAAGTTgaacatgatgatcatggtgagAAATTCTCAAAATATGCTGGGCAAGATATGTACTGCTTGCCGAAAAGTGAAGTCTTAAGCTGTTCTTGTGCAAAGAGGGAAGTCACTGATTATAGTCCATTGCCTGGAATGCCAAGATACTTCTGGTCTGTTGAAGAGGAACAGATTTTTCTTCTTGGTCTCTACATTTTTGGCAAAAATCTTGTTCAGGTGACAAAATTTATAAAGAGCAAGACCATGGGAGAGGTTCTATCATACTACTATGGAGAATTTTTTAAGTCTGATGCATATAAACGATGGTCTGCATGTAGAAAAGTAAGAAGCAGGAGATGTATACTTGGGTTACGTATATTTTCTGGTTCCAGACAGCAGGAACTGTTGTCGCGTTTGCTTGCTGGCGTAGCAAGGGAAGTTCAAGATCCTTTGCTCGAG GTCTTCAAGACATTCAATGAGGGGACATCTGATTTTGAGCAGTTTATTTTATGCTTAAGGTCCACTGTTGGTGCACAGGTTCTTATAGAAGCAGTTGGAATTGGCAAGGGAAAGTATGACTTGACTGGATTTGCATTAGATCCTAGTAGAAAACATGCTATTCCATCCCGTGCAGAAATACCTATTGGCAAGGCTTGCTCATCGCTTTCTTCTGGAGAAATCATAAAATATTTGACTGGTGATTTCAGACTAAGCAAGGCGAAATCTAATGATCTATTTTGGGAAGCTGTCTGGCCTCGCTTACTTGCGAGAGGGTGGCACTCCCAGCAGCCTAAAGATTCCTTATTAGTCGGTAAGCATGCCTTGGTCTTCCTCATCCCAGGTGTAAAGAAATTTTCCAGAAAGAAACTCGTCAAAGGAAATCATTACTTCGATTCTGTTAGCGATGTCTTGAGAAAAGTTGCATCTGATCCGAGGCTGCTTGAGTTCGGAGTTGAAGGTGGTAATAATGGAGGTGACAGTAAGCTTGCAATTGGATGGATCAATGATGTTGAACCTGACAAAAGCACACTTGTTGACAAGAAATCTGCTTCCTATATCCGGCCCAGTGAACCAGGGTGTTCCCCCGAGCTTATGAAATTTACGGTGGTGGACACTAGTTTGGTTCAAGGGGAAGAACCATGTAAGGTAAGGTCACTAAGAAATCTACCTACAGATGCCGGTCATGGCTACAGTTCTTCACCGCATTCAGGTGATTCTGTCAGTGTGAATTCAGAAGAACACTCAGATTCAGAAGACAGTTCTGAACCTTATGAAGATCTGGATACCAATCAGAGGAAAACTGATGCAAGCTGTGCTAGCAAGGAGAGAAAAAGCATTCCCCAAGCTGCTGATAAGATGGATGCTGATGTAATGCATAAGATTTCTTCCTTTCCAGGCAGATTCAATGGTCACATTTCAGTTGATCAATGTGTTGGCACAATGAATAATGTCTGCTCTTCAACTGCAACAGTTCTTCCTGTTGGTAATCAGAGGGCACATGCTACTAATTCTTCAACTGAAATTAATTTTCAGTTTGATCCAAGAGTAAATcctgaacctcaagttttcttagcACCTATGCCAAAGAGAAGAAGGTTAGTTTCTTCCAAGAATGAAAGAACTGGTCGCAAAGCTACTGCTGCCAATAAAAGACATTATGGAAAGCAAGCTGACACCCCAGTGCAACCTGTGCCTAAAGCAAACGAAGCAAGTGCAGGGACCAACCCTTTTGTATGGAACACAATTTCAAGCTCATCAACCAACATAACCTTTGGCGCTGATAGCAATCACACATATTGCGGACAGCTTCACAATGTGCCCCCTAATGTTGAAGTGGTTTACAAGGAAAAAGCCCAACGTAAGCATGTTATTGATCTGAATATCCCTCAAATGCCTTCTGATTATGAGTCGACTACAAGTTATATCCAACCTCCATCTGATAATAGGGCTCTAATCATGGACATACCTATGCATCCCTCAGAAACCAAGGAGGCAGACGACTGCCTTCCAGATATCAATACCTCTAGTAATGCAATCTTGAGCGAGGAGCTTTCCTTCAACTCGAGGAGGCAGAGTACCAGAAGCCGCCCGCTAACATCCCGAGCTCTGGAAGCTCTTGCATGTGGCTTTATGGGGAAGCAGAAAGgtggggagggaaatttcccatcTTCTAGCAGGAGCAGCAGACCTGTCCGACGACCACGAAGATCAACTGATGTTGCAGTTCCATTTCCTTCTGATGGCGTCGGGAGTGGTTCTCATTTTACTGACCAAGCCATCACAATCAATGAATGGCGCATGAGTAATAATCAGTATCAAATACTTCACAGCGCCCCCTCAaataactccaatgaaaaaggGACTCTTGAGTTGTTTGGGGCAGACAACTCTACCGATAAAGGAACTCGTGAGATTGTCTGGCATTCTGTAGATGGCATGAAAACGAGTAATGAGCTACATGCGCAGCAATTGCAGTGA